A single window of Colletes latitarsis isolate SP2378_abdomen chromosome 6, iyColLati1, whole genome shotgun sequence DNA harbors:
- the LOC143342908 gene encoding uncharacterized protein LOC143342908 isoform X1 yields MQQPQSRPLLGDSVSSTTSPTARRNNPVAVLTHQQLQQLQQLQAQNSSGQSLTFALQQTSNNPQDQGNGSTTGNHIVYVNQLNHLNQGTINPSGTGMGLPPATPTFGVGLNMGLPLSLLNTSLTSLTSNVITTSNPLLNLGLPSINTGLTTINPSLNQLNAINSNLTSNIGSNSINNGLSGLGQDLNNINTGINRLNTLNSTNINSGLSNVNTGITNVNPNLTSLNSNVNQNLTSLSTNFTSPSSGVSGLTAINPNINANLSTTSINSGVNQGLNRPVNALTTGLTQTSLNSNSTQFPFQAIQSIQSIAPHIVGSNIAHVPSSAISQHPNSNVSTISQISNTGTLTSSSIFTSTSSEPIHSTTANVNHASNVNLTTNIPHLGTMHSNLSNVPTSNVQHISASNEPNMSLSHNSSLSSSQSTGFQPQRQYSQGINPGLSSSVTLTGSSQPSNVVSTINTVKSMQNIQSQNISSPSSPFSIPLKSPASNIAPPTPSPSPNRLLLRSPASNSIQSNRNSPSPVGTSTSNNNFNIQMQSPMQSPMSVSQIQSPVLSPYPPAKSPHLLSGNNSLNNRSPAPGGSPGPPVVRPNTPILQQGMQVLQIIHGAPQGYQSTPTQLVTRTHLFGNQQIQIATSKPAKQPPQILPKPPNQQATGSQQKQQRVTTTITNQVTQQTQPQLVLAGPQPNPTTATMIPTAQGLLLNQVLPSTGPVIVQQQPGGVQLILRTPASAQQQTHTAQLTQQQLVRVVTAQGMQLQGITPTFFAVPNGFPPAASPVIRHTPSSPAPSANSGSGNSIVIQNAMVQSPQPQISQVGSGTNTGNTPCTQTVVEQTLLPPPKKKAKKKKKAKRKDDEPPKLDLASIMKISGIGDDDDIFDTDLTTESDVSCQVQVEPSSGQNIGQLSSQVTIPTSSAQNLIQVPAPNTTNTQTSVSQTLNSQLVAQLQMPVQNTIQGQLRFALGEDGRVVLHRTPEPNQPEMDQATAQALIRSLTQGGGQNSPIISHLLGQAQTTTQSTQSTVLQRQKFVKSPLSSSSVSTVTTTVSPTGLQSVTCATSPQHVQVCSKSSNQQKSVNVPQESNPVLNVCVQSNLGSLQTLDMQASKNINVQNLIPASKTIQSPNSNLVQPNSNVLTTSDVIPTKPSCTTFSVQSSRLSNANQATSNQQNSNVSTQKSSQVRLTNACVTTNVRQNLSKISQSGAHVQKPLSNSLTVQNEHNLTKNNQNLQQGSQQDSVTLQQETPMYQHNQHQQITAQSVQTQNVQHVFEQNLQTSGSNVQHNSVNMLQQQSSCNTMQHDTMNVLQHSSIQQNINVLQQNAAGNVQSIEQNLQSGISDIAHAQQNVITSLQQQNTSAILHNTSVQQQKVVAANSFSSVNAHHFETQNTANAIQQGLNTQQNSQHQNIVITNAPPSNTIQQSESQKVETQSTMLNSAANNMLNNAPKITPEILNALSNLNPNDQLLIANANGQMQVISQQLLQQFLAGQLNTTNQVQNQNQTQKIVIGEPDATNQNLQGVQINTPTSQIIVNSSGGAPTIQNNIQNIVVQAAPSQMPQHIQIQNPGFPSQFIDNLNQQQIRNLGTNQPKKAKIVKRTKTVVTTQSTGNAQVTKTVTVSRPTMISTNTTNLQKVDNSSKVNAVVSQSTNPIKSESTQIVTNGPVLPSSPGSHMSVPSNGQMVQRVQTIQLPAQKQQLLKSIQSQIQAILARKSSSQPDQAVLTKLYQEQAKILASGKIVSTTTHSVSSNSDANFNVNAVTTIASNLISQNSYKNQTSAVQTQTQTSTTVVTSQNLNPSTPTTVQNNTTSNYINNLTTSQNVQGQQCVQNNQNVHQAHTKQHKIYQNHGNQILSPSSANMQIFSPPITSVANLQGNAQQLTPVQTQQTGMQQSTQCQTDPLDIKPNIQMSSSVKQELPSPIQVQVQTGSPAGQVASPRMIGKGSQRIQSPVNTSGSSNKQIVSPGSNSSPLVSPRQGVKRPASSPICRQINRSDRLEQQLKIDQNGAINPDVNTPFLSKRDACKRLVRYHCLNEQVLSSKDLAKADEIFEETAKHLLTKFNSMMNKYTYLLLMESMREVRTSELMMIDRTFVAEEQSILNRLREQEAKVNEEFKKEEKPLVPKVEPGLSEEDKLSSPLTNVSVKRELEDDFPSDEMECKPVIKSASCTSGDYDEWVEIQKELGVYPSTTDSFKCKNSNNSGSNSACAVAVTRSSKTERTRANGECRANVPSASVSGVQTTIVKDSCEQDNTPVFERRWSSATDLERDLLEDTDSLDGLALHSQTQCPGSLHITNESGNGNEHDDITAQVQSAIDSILNLKKRPTNTLSGSSGNSASQSSESKDTVLDQAVRSILGS; encoded by the exons ATGCAGCAGCCTCAGTCACGCCCTCTTCTCGGGGACTCAGTATCCTCTACAACTTCCCCGACTGCTCGGCGTAACAATCCTGTTGCTGTTTTGACACATCAACAA TTACAACAATTGCAACAACTGCAGGCTCAAAATTCGAGTGGTCAGTCTTTGACATTTGCGTTGCAACAAACATCAAATAAT CCACAAGACCAAGGAAATGGGTCAACGACTGGAAATCACATAGTATATGTAAACCAGTTAAACCATTTAAATCAGGGTACCATAAATCCCTCGGGGACTGGTATGGGCCTACCCCCGGCCACCCCCACTTTTGGGGTGGGCCTTAATATGGGATTGCCACTATCACTTCTAAATACCAGCCTTACATCCCTCACATCTAATGTTATCACTACATCAAATCCTCTGCTCAATTTGGGCCTGCCAAGTATAAATACAGGACTAACTACAATAAATCCTAGCCTCAATCAGTTGAATGCTATAAACTCCAATTTAACCTCGAATATTGGTTCAAACAGTATTAATAatggtttatctggtttgggacaagatctaaataatataaatactgGAATTAATAGACTCAATACGTTAAATTCAACGAATATAAATTCTGGATTATCAAATGTTAATACTGGAATTACTAATGTAAATCCAAATTTGACAAGTTTAAACTCAAATGTAAATCAGAACCTGACCAGTTTAAGCACAAACTTTACTTCTCCAAGTTCTGGCGTATCTGGTTTAACTGCTATCAATCCAAATATAAATGCAAATTTGAGTACTACCAGTATAAATTCTGGTGTAAATCAAGGTCTCAATCGACCTGTTAATGCTTTAACAACTGGATTGACTCAAACTAGTCTGAATTCCAACAGTACGCAATTTCCATTCCAAGCCATACAAAGTATACAAAGTATTGCACCACACATTGTTGGATCAAATATTGCACATGTACCAAGTTCTGCCATATCGCAGCACCCAAATTCAAACGTATCTACTATTTCACAAATATCGAATACTGGTACCTTAACAAGTTCCAGTATATTCACAAGCACTTCTAGTGAACCAATTCATTCGACCACAGCAAATGTGAATCACGCCTCAAACGTGAATCTCACTACAAATATTCCACATCTTGGTACAATGCACTCGAATTTATCTAATGTACCAACATCTAATGTACAGCATATATCTGCATCAAATGAGCCGAATATGTCACTGAGTCATAATTCTTCTTTAAGTTCCTCTCAATCAACTGGATTTCAACCTCAGCGACAGTATTCACAgggaattaatcctggcttAAGTTCGTCGGTTACATTAACGGGCTCATCTCAGCCATCAAATGTGGTCAGTACGATaaatactgtaaaatctatgcAAAACATTCAGAGTCAAAATATTAGTTCTCCAAGCAGTCCATTTTCAATACCACTGAAGAGTCCAGCGTCTAATATTGCACCACCCACGCCAAGCCCTAGTCCTAATAGGCTATTACTTAGAAGTCCAGCATCAAATTCAATACAATCGAACAGAAATAGTCCAAGTCCTGTTGGAACATCAActtcaaataataattttaatatacaaatgCAAAGTCCAATGCAGAGTCCAATGAGTGTTAGTCAAATACAGAGTCCTGTACTTAGTCCATATCCTCCTGCAAAAAGTCCTCATCTATTAAGTGGAAATAACTCTCTAAACAACAGAAGTCCAGCACCTGGTGGAAGTCCTGGTCCACCTGTG gTTAGACCTAATACGCCAATATTGCAACAAGGTATGCAAGTATTGCAAATAATTCATGGTGCACCACAGGGGTATCAATCAACACCAACACAGTTGGTAACTAGAACGCATCTTTTTGGAAATCAACAAATTCAAATAGCAACAAGTAAACCTGCAAAACAACCGCCACAAATTTTACCAAAACCTCCTAATCAACAAGCCACTGGATCACAACAAAAGCAACAACGCGTTACTACCACAATCACAAATCAA gtgACTCAACAAACTCAACCACAGTTAGTACTTGCTGGACCTCAACCAAATCCCACAACTGCTACAATGATACCAACAGCACAGGGTCTCCTACTAAACCAG GTATTGCCGTCAACTGGACCCGTTATTGTACAACAGCAACCAGGTGGGGTTCAACTTATTCTAAGAACGCCAGCGAGCGCCCAACAACAAACACATACTGCACAG CTGACACAACAACAGTTGGTACGAGTTGTCACAGCACAAGGTATGCAGTTACAAGGTATTACTCCTACGTTTTTTGCCGTACCTAATGGTTTTCCTCCAGCTGCCTCACCAGTAATTAGACATACTCCATCTAGCCCTGCACCTT CTGCGAATTCAGGGTCTGGCAATTCTATAGTGATTCAAAACGCAATGGTACAAAGCCCTCAACCACAGATTTCACAAGTAGGTTCAGGTACCAATACTGGCAATACTCCATGTACGCAAACTGTCGTTGAACAAACTTTATTACCGCCACCGAAGAAAAAagcgaagaagaagaaaaaagcgAAACGGAAAGACGATGAACCACCGAAATTAGATCTTGCTAGTATAATGAAAATATCAGGAATTGGAGATGATGACGATATTTTTGATACTGATCTCACAACTGAATCAGATGTTTCTTGTCAAGTTCAAGTTGAACCAAGTTCAGGACAAAATATAGGACAACTTTCATCTCAAGTAACTATACCTACCAGTTCTGCTCAGAATCTGATACAAGTACCTGCACCAAATACAACGAATACACAAACTTCTGTGTCTCAGACATTGAATAGTCAACTTGTTGCCCAACTTCAGATGCCTGTGCAGAATACAATACAGGGCCAATTGCGATTTGCTCTTGGAGAGGATGGAAGAGTTGTTCTACATCGAACTCCCGAACCAAATCAACCCGAAATGGATCAAGCAACTGCTCAAGCATTAATACGATCGTTGACACAAGGCGGTGGACAAAATTCACCAATTATTTCTCACCTTCTTGGGCAGGCGCAAACTACAACACAGTCCACACAAAGTACCGTATTACAAAGACAGAAATTCGTTAAATCGCCTTTATCTTCATCCAGTGTTTCAACAGTTACTACTACTGTAAGTCCTACGGGCCTTCAAAGTGTTACTTGTGCTACTAGTCCGCAACATGTGCAAGTATGCTCAAAATCAAGTAATCAGCAAAAAAGTGTAAATGTTCCTCAAGAATCCAATCCTGTGTTAAACGTTTGTGTCCAAAGTAATCTTGGATCGTTACAAACATTAGACATGCAAGcatcgaaaaatattaatgtacaAAATCTCATACCAGCATCAAAAACTATTCAATCACCTAATTCTAACCTTGTGCAACCAAACAGTAATGTTTTAACGACTTCTGATGTTATACCAACAAAACCTTCGTGTACCACATTTAGTGTACAGAGTTCTCGATTGTCTAATGCAAATCAAGCAACTAGTAATCAACAAAATTCTAATGTTTCTACACAAAAATCTAGTCAAGTGCGACTTACAAATGCTTGTGTAACTACTAATGTGCGACAAAATTTAAGTAAAATATCACAAAGTGGTGCTCATGTACAAAAACCTTTGTCAAATAGTTTAACTGTACAAAATGAACACAACTTAACAAAAAATAATCAGAACCTTCAGCAGGGGAGTCAGCAGGATTCTGTAACATTGCAACAAGAAACACCCATGTACCAGCATAATCAACATCAACAAATAACAGCACAGTCTGTGCAAACGCAAAACGTCCAACATGTTTTCGAACAAAATCTTCAAACTTCTGGATCAAATGTTCAACATAATTCTGTAAACATGTTGCAACAACAAAGTTCTTGCAATACTATGCAACACGATACCAtgaatgtgttacaacattctagtatacaacaaaatattaatgttctacaacaaaatgcagCTGGTAATGTACAAAGCATTGAGCAAAATCTACAGTCTGGTATTAGTGATATAGCTCATGCGCAACAGAATGTTATCACAAGTTTGCAACAACAAAATACATCTGCTATTTTGCATAACACGAGTGTACAACAACAGAAAGTTGTTGCGGCAAACTCGTTTTCTTCTGTTAATGCGCATCATTTCGAGACTCAAAATACGGCTAACGCCATACAGCAAGGGTTGAATACACAACAAAATAGTCAGCATCAAAATATCGTTATTACGAATGCCCCTCCTTCTAATACTATTCAACAAAGTGAATCTCAGAAAGTAGAAACCCAAAGTACAATGCTTAATTCGGCAGCAAATAATATGTTAAATAATGCACCAAAAATTACAccagaaattttaaatgcatTGAGTAATTTGAATCCAAATGACCAACTATTAATTGCAAATGCAAATGGACAAATGCAAGTAATAAGTCAACAGCTGTTACAACAGTTTTTAGCTGGACAATTAAATACGACTAATCAGGTACAGAATCAAAACCAAACTCAAAAAATAGTGATTGGTGAACCAGATGCGACCAATCAGAATTTACAAGGTGTACAAATTAATACTCCAACAAGTCAAATAATTGTAAATAGTTCTGGTGGTGCTCCTACTAttcaaaataatatacaaaatattGTAGTGCAAGCTGCGCCTTCTCAAATGCCACAACACATACAGATTCAAAATCCCGGTTTTCCTAGTCAATTTATTGACAATCTAAATCAACAACAAATCAGAAACTTAGGTACTAATCAACCAAAGAAGGCAAAAATTGTTAAAAGGACAAAAACTGTTGTTACTACTCAAAGTACTGGAAATGCCCAG GTAACGAAAACTGTTACGGTTTCCCGCCCAACTATGATATCAACGAATACAACCAACCTTCAGAAGGTTGATAATTCTAGTAAAGTAAATGCTGTGGTATCTCAGAGTACAAATCCAATTAAAAGTGAATCTACTCAAATTGTCACAAACGGTCCTGTACTTCCATCTTCTCCTGGAAGTCACATGTCAGTTCCTTCAAATGGTCAGATGGTTCAAAGAGTACAGACCATTCAACTTCCCGCTCAAAAACAACAATTACTAAAAAGTATACAGTCTCAAATACAAGCTATACTAGCTCGTAAATCGAGTTCGCAACCGGATCAAGCTGTTTTGACAAAATTGTATCAAGAACAAGCAAAAATTTTGGCAAGTGGAAAGATTGTCAGTACTACAACACATTCCGTTAGTAGT AACTCGGATGCAAATTTCAATGTAAACGCAGTTACGACAATAGCATCGAATTTAATTTCTCAAAATTCTTACAAAAATCAAACGTCGGCTGTACAGACTCAAACGCAAACATCTACAACTGTAGTAACATCACAGAATTTGAATCCAAGTACGCCGACAACTGTGCAAAATAATACAACTAGTAACTATATAAACAATCTTACA aCATCGCAAAATGTGCAAGGACAACAATGTGTACAGAATAATCAAAATGTGCATCAAGCGCACACAAAACAGCACAAAATTTATCAGAATCATGGAAACCAGATATTGAGTCCGTCCTCTGCCAATATGCAAATTTTCTCACCGCCTATTACCTCTGTAGCCAACTTGCAGGGCAACGCACAACAACTAACTCCAGTCCAAACACAACAAACAGGAATGCAACAATCAACACAATGTCAAACAGATCCATTAGATATCAAACCAAACATACAAATGTCAAGTTCTGTAAAACAAGAACTTCCTTCACCTATTCAAGTACAAGTTCAAACTGGCTCTCCTGCAGGTCAGGTAGCCTCACCTAGAATGATTGGCAAAGGATCACAAAGGATTCAAAGTCCTGTAAATACCAGTGGCAGTTCGAACAAACAGATTGTCAGTCCTGGCAGTAACTCAAGTCCTTTAGTAAGTCCAAGACAGGGTGTTAAAAGACCTGCATCTAGCCCAATTTGCAGACAAATTAATCGTAGTGACCG ATTAGAACAGCAGTTAAAAATTGATCAAAACGGTGCGATAAATCCAGATGTTAATACACCATTTTTAAGCAAACGTGATGCTTGTAAACGTCTTGTAAGATATCATTGTTTAAATGAACAAGTACTTAGTTCGAAAGATTTGGCAAAAGCTGATGAGATATTTGAAGAAACAGCAAAACATTTGTTAACAAAATTCAACTCTATGATGAACAAGTACACGTACCTTCTTCTGATGGAGAGCATG agAGAAGTGAGGACATCAGAATTGATGATGATCGATAGAACGTTTGTCGCAGAAGAACAAAGTATATTAAATAGGTTACGAGAACAAGAGGCTAAGGTTAATG aagaatttaaaaaagaagagAAGCCATTGGTGCCAAAGGTTGAACCTGGTCTTTCAGAAGAGGATAAATTATCATCACCATTAACTAATGTATCTGTGAAACGTGAATTAGAGGATGACTTCCCAAGCGACGAAATGGAATGTAAACCAGTGATTAAGTCAGCAAGTTGTACTAGTGGTGATTATGACGAGTGGGTAGAAATTCAAAAAGAACTTGGTGTATATCCATCtaccacagactcgtttaaatgTAAAAATAGTAATAATAGTGGTAGTAATAGTGCGTGTGCTGTGGCTGTTACAAGGTCGTCAAAAACTGAAAGAACAAGAGCGAACGGTGAATGTCGTGCGAATGTACCAAGTGCGAGTGTTTCTGGAGTTCAAACCACAATTGTAAAAGACAGTTGCGAACAAGATAATACTCCAGTTTTTGAAAGACGTTGGAGTAGCGCTACAGATCTCGAACGGGATTTGTTAGAAGATACAGACAGCCTAGATGGACTGGCCTTACATTCTCAAACACAATGTCCAGGCTCTCTTCATATAACTAATGAAAGTGGGAATGGTAATGAACATGATGATATTACCGCACAGGTACAATCTGCTATTGATAGCATTCTTAATCTTAAAAAACGTCCTACAAATACATTATCTGGCAGTAGTGGTAACAGTGCATCACAGTCCAGTGAATCAAAGGACACAGTGCTTGACCAAGCAGTCCGCAGCATTTTAGGCTCGTGA